Proteins encoded together in one uncultured Desulfosarcina sp. window:
- a CDS encoding P-II family nitrogen regulator has translation MIMIRSIVRPEKVDDVLAALMEAGFPGVTKFSVVGRGKQRGIKIGEITYDEIPKEMLLTAIEAKDKDFVIRTIIGAARTGQKGAYGDGKIFVSPVDETYTISSGIKQNPDGTTEEVTI, from the coding sequence ATGATTATGATTCGATCGATTGTTCGTCCGGAAAAGGTCGATGATGTACTGGCCGCCTTGATGGAAGCCGGTTTCCCCGGGGTCACCAAGTTCTCGGTTGTGGGACGCGGCAAACAGCGCGGTATAAAAATTGGTGAAATTACCTATGACGAAATCCCCAAGGAAATGCTGCTGACCGCAATTGAGGCCAAGGATAAGGATTTTGTGATCCGTACGATTATCGGCGCGGCACGAACGGGACAGAAAGGCGCATACGGCGACGGCAAGATTTTCGTCAGCCCGGTCGATGAAACCTATACGATCAGCTCCGGTATCAAGCAAAATCCGGATGGAACGACCGAAGAGGTGACCATATGA
- a CDS encoding radical SAM protein, translating to MHYEGNIIRPPSEANSILLQVTVGCSRNKCTFCGAYQGERFRIKSDDIIMADIAFAAQYCRRQRRVFLCDGDALIIPQKRLLKILTEIRRQLPWVTRVGVYANAKSLKMKTLDELKELRENGIGIAYMGLETGDDATLKAINKGATAQTMIDMGRKARAAGIKLSITVLLGLAGRQRSQIHARETGRVLSAIDPEYVGALSLMLIPGTPMYDDYQAGRFELIEPDEMLAELRTMIAETHQTQGLFHANHASNYLPIRARMPKDKEETLALIDAALDGKVALRPEWMRAL from the coding sequence ATGCACTACGAAGGCAACATCATCCGTCCCCCCAGTGAAGCCAACAGCATCCTGCTGCAGGTCACCGTGGGCTGCTCACGAAACAAATGCACCTTCTGCGGGGCCTACCAGGGGGAACGCTTCAGGATCAAATCCGATGACATCATCATGGCGGACATCGCCTTTGCCGCCCAGTATTGCCGGCGCCAGCGCCGGGTTTTTCTTTGTGACGGCGACGCTTTGATCATCCCCCAGAAACGACTGCTCAAAATCCTGACCGAAATCCGTCGCCAGCTTCCCTGGGTCACCCGGGTAGGGGTGTATGCCAATGCCAAAAGCCTCAAAATGAAAACCCTGGACGAATTGAAAGAACTCCGTGAAAACGGCATCGGCATCGCCTATATGGGGTTGGAAACCGGCGATGACGCCACCCTCAAGGCCATCAACAAAGGCGCCACCGCCCAAACGATGATCGACATGGGCCGAAAAGCCAGGGCCGCGGGCATCAAACTCTCCATCACCGTATTGCTGGGATTGGCGGGAAGGCAGCGCTCCCAGATCCACGCGCGGGAGACCGGCCGGGTGCTGTCGGCCATTGATCCTGAATATGTGGGGGCGCTCAGCCTGATGCTGATCCCCGGCACCCCCATGTACGACGACTACCAGGCCGGCCGCTTCGAACTCATCGAACCGGACGAAATGCTGGCCGAACTGCGCACCATGATCGCCGAGACCCACCAGACCCAGGGCCTTTTTCACGCCAACCACGCCTCCAACTATCTGCCCATCCGGGCGCGCATGCCCAAGGACAAGGAAGAAACCCTGGCGTTGATCGACGCGGCCCTGGACGGCAAGGTGGCCCTGCGGCCGGAATGGATGCGGGCGCTTTGA
- a CDS encoding sigma 54-interacting transcriptional regulator codes for MSENIFELELTTLYAISQKIGQALQLEQTLTGILGILSKNLSMERGTVTLKEKGTGMLKIIASHGLDPCEQKRGVYHPGEGITGAIFETAQPFAVPDIGKEPLFLNRTQARSLTKNSLAFIGVPILLNTEPVGVLSVDRLFGPEVAFKEDIRFLTIVAALMAQFVQLNQHVAQREEHLLTENRSLRAEVSAKYNHFFAVGVSPAMQTLNKLIQKVAPSRASVLLLGESGTGKTLTARIIHELSERRRNPFAKVNCAALPDNLIESELFGHERGAFTGATQLKIGRLEEAHSGTVFLDEIGELPLAVQAKLLRFLQEREFERLGSTQTRKVDVRIIAATNVDLNQAVEEGRFRSDLFYRLNVFPISIPPLRQRKADLPLLVEYFITKNAREYGRNFYFSSECMEIMSAYHWPGNVRELENLVERVAIMADSSQIDTKMLPEYLFNRKSGSSYDAPLEAATSRLEMMERETVLEALARNGWVQQKAAREIGLTLRQMGYRVKKFKLARIIRENKQRNLQYRSLSN; via the coding sequence ATGTCAGAAAATATTTTCGAACTCGAGTTAACGACCCTATATGCCATCAGCCAGAAGATCGGCCAGGCCCTTCAGTTGGAGCAGACCCTGACGGGGATTCTCGGGATTCTTTCCAAAAATCTCTCCATGGAACGAGGAACGGTCACTTTGAAGGAAAAAGGGACCGGAATGCTTAAAATCATCGCTTCCCACGGCCTGGATCCCTGTGAGCAGAAAAGGGGGGTTTACCATCCCGGCGAGGGGATCACCGGAGCCATATTTGAAACCGCCCAGCCGTTCGCGGTTCCGGATATCGGTAAAGAGCCGCTGTTTTTAAATCGCACCCAGGCGCGCAGCCTGACAAAAAACAGCCTGGCCTTTATCGGCGTTCCGATCCTTCTCAATACCGAACCCGTCGGCGTGCTCAGCGTGGACCGGCTTTTCGGACCGGAAGTGGCGTTCAAGGAAGACATCCGGTTTCTCACGATCGTAGCGGCCCTGATGGCGCAGTTCGTTCAACTCAATCAGCATGTGGCCCAGCGGGAGGAACACCTGCTCACCGAGAATCGCAGCCTGCGCGCCGAGGTGTCGGCCAAATACAATCACTTTTTTGCCGTGGGGGTCAGCCCGGCCATGCAGACCCTGAACAAATTGATCCAGAAGGTGGCGCCAAGCAGAGCCTCGGTGCTACTGCTGGGTGAATCGGGGACCGGCAAGACGCTTACGGCCCGCATTATCCACGAACTGAGCGAGCGACGCAGAAATCCATTTGCCAAGGTGAACTGCGCCGCCCTGCCGGACAACCTCATCGAATCGGAGCTTTTCGGCCATGAAAGGGGGGCCTTTACCGGCGCCACCCAGCTTAAAATCGGGCGCCTGGAGGAGGCGCACAGCGGGACGGTGTTCCTGGACGAAATCGGCGAACTGCCCCTGGCGGTGCAGGCAAAACTGCTGCGGTTTTTACAGGAACGGGAATTCGAGCGGCTGGGAAGCACGCAGACGCGCAAGGTTGATGTGCGCATCATCGCGGCGACCAATGTCGACCTCAATCAGGCGGTGGAAGAGGGCCGTTTCCGTTCGGATCTGTTCTACCGGTTGAACGTATTTCCCATTTCGATTCCGCCCCTGCGCCAACGCAAAGCCGACCTTCCCCTGCTGGTAGAGTACTTCATTACTAAAAATGCCCGTGAATACGGCCGGAATTTTTATTTCTCATCGGAATGCATGGAAATCATGAGTGCCTATCATTGGCCCGGCAATGTGCGCGAGTTGGAAAACCTCGTGGAGCGGGTGGCGATCATGGCCGATTCCAGCCAAATCGATACCAAAATGCTGCCGGAATATCTCTTCAATCGTAAAAGCGGAAGCTCGTACGACGCTCCCCTGGAAGCGGCGACCTCAAGACTTGAAATGATGGAAAGGGAAACCGTGCTGGAAGCCCTGGCCCGCAATGGATGGGTGCAGCAGAAAGCGGCCCGGGAGATCGGTCTGACCCTCCGTCAAATGGGATACCGGGTAAAGAAGTTCAAGCTGGCTCGAATCATTCGAGAGAACAAGCAGAGAAATCTGCAATATAGAAGCCTCTCCAATTAA
- a CDS encoding SDR family oxidoreductase yields the protein MNNKFKRIAVITGATSGIGEATARRLIAAGMGVVGNGRNEKKMALLEKEFGPSFCGVVGDATDVSVLDAILSKAGDHFEKPTDLVVANAGRGLGGTVTNADLSQFEDLLKINVTGTLALLQKAALNLLELKKSGGTENPIDIVIIGSVVGRHVSPFSAAYAASKFAVHALAESLRREVGPEGIRVSLVEPGMVKSGFQTVAGYSDEMVKNLENKYGPLLIGDDIANAIHYIVTQPPHVHISSIAVRPTRQDYP from the coding sequence ATGAATAATAAATTTAAAAGGATCGCCGTCATAACCGGAGCGACATCCGGAATTGGCGAAGCCACGGCAAGGAGATTGATCGCAGCGGGCATGGGTGTTGTTGGCAATGGTCGCAATGAAAAAAAGATGGCCTTGCTGGAAAAGGAGTTCGGCCCGTCTTTTTGTGGTGTTGTCGGCGATGCCACCGATGTTTCCGTTCTCGATGCCATATTGTCAAAAGCAGGTGACCATTTTGAAAAACCGACGGATCTCGTTGTTGCCAACGCGGGTAGAGGGTTGGGAGGAACGGTCACGAATGCCGATTTGTCTCAATTCGAAGACCTGTTGAAAATCAATGTGACCGGGACCCTGGCGCTTTTACAGAAAGCCGCCTTGAATTTGCTGGAACTTAAAAAAAGCGGGGGTACCGAAAACCCAATCGACATTGTCATTATCGGCTCGGTCGTCGGGCGCCACGTATCTCCCTTCAGTGCTGCATATGCCGCTTCGAAATTCGCTGTACACGCGCTGGCCGAAAGTTTGCGCCGCGAAGTAGGACCGGAAGGAATTCGCGTTTCGCTGGTTGAGCCGGGAATGGTGAAAAGCGGGTTTCAGACCGTCGCTGGATACAGCGATGAAATGGTGAAAAACCTGGAAAATAAATATGGACCGCTTCTTATCGGAGATGATATCGCCAACGCCATTCACTATATCGTCACCCAACCGCCGCATGTGCATATCAGCAGTATTGCCGTTCGGCCGACGCGTCAGGACTACCCGTAA
- the nifH gene encoding nitrogenase iron protein, giving the protein MRKIAIYGKGGIGKSTTTQNTVAGLAEMGKKVMVVGCDPKADSTRLLLGGLAQRTVLDTLREEGEDVELEDVRKEGYGGTLCTESGGPEPGVGCAGRGIITSINLLEQLGAYADSEDLDYVFYDVLGDVVCGGFAMPIREGKAQEIYIVVSGEMMAMYAANNICKGIVKFAEAGGVRLGGLICNSRKVDNEQEMIQALADRLGTQMIHFVPRDNMVQRAEINRKTVIDYDGSHVQADEYRTLAKKIDENEMRVIPTPLAIEELEKMLIDYGIAA; this is encoded by the coding sequence ATGAGAAAAATAGCGATTTACGGCAAGGGCGGTATCGGCAAATCCACAACAACCCAGAACACGGTCGCCGGTCTGGCGGAAATGGGGAAAAAGGTCATGGTCGTGGGATGCGATCCCAAGGCGGATTCAACCCGGCTGCTGCTGGGCGGCCTGGCCCAGCGCACGGTGCTGGACACGCTGCGCGAGGAAGGCGAAGACGTGGAATTGGAAGATGTGCGCAAGGAGGGTTACGGAGGCACCCTGTGCACCGAGTCGGGTGGCCCGGAACCGGGTGTCGGCTGCGCCGGCCGGGGGATCATCACCTCTATCAATCTGCTGGAACAGTTGGGTGCCTACGCCGACAGCGAAGATCTGGACTACGTTTTCTACGATGTTCTCGGGGACGTGGTCTGCGGTGGTTTCGCCATGCCCATCCGCGAAGGCAAAGCCCAGGAGATCTACATCGTGGTTTCCGGCGAGATGATGGCCATGTATGCAGCCAACAATATCTGCAAGGGCATCGTCAAATTTGCCGAAGCCGGCGGTGTCCGGCTCGGCGGCCTGATCTGCAACAGCCGCAAGGTGGACAATGAGCAGGAGATGATCCAGGCGCTGGCGGACCGTCTGGGAACCCAGATGATTCATTTCGTCCCCCGGGACAACATGGTCCAACGGGCCGAGATCAACCGCAAGACCGTAATCGACTATGACGGTTCGCATGTTCAGGCGGATGAATATCGGACCCTGGCCAAGAAAATCGATGAAAACGAGATGCGGGTCATCCCGACGCCGCTGGCCATTGAAGAGTTGGAGAAGATGCTGATTGACTACGGCATTGCCGCATAG